GCTAGATATGTTTTACCTAATGGGGTAAACACTAACATAGTTGTTACGATGAATGCTAGAGAGTTGTATAATTTCTTCGCACTTAGGCTTTGTAGTAGAGCACAATGGGAAATTAGGGCTATAGCATGGAAAATGTTAGAAGAAGTAAAGAAAGTTCACCCGCGTTTATTTAAGTATGCTGGTCCAAATTGTATAATTCATGAAAACTTCATAAGGGAAGAACCAATAACTTTAGATGAAGTTCTTTCAAACGATAAAGTAGAATTTATTTCACAGAGGTGTATTGAGGGAGTAGTAAGAGATGGAATTTTAAAATGCATAAGAAACTCTAAACAGATATTGGAACATTTAAAGTAAATTCACTTTTTTTGAAAGAGGTTATACAAATGCTCTAAATTAATTTTTGCTTTTAAATTACCTTTTTCAAACAATTAGTAGAAAAATATATTAGGACTCTACTTTAATGGTTATTGATGGCATTAACTCAAGCTTTGCTCGCTTTTGGCTTACCCGTTATATTATTTCTTTTGGCAGGATATGGTGGTTATAAAATTCTTTCAATGATTGTTCCTAGTGAATATAATCCAATAAAAGTTAGTAGGTTTGAAGCTGGAAATATACCTTATGGTGAAGGAAGACTTTGGTTTCCATTACAATATTATGGTTACATTTTAGTCTATACTTCAATTGAACCAATTGTGGTTTTACTCTTTGCGATAGCTGAGGCTGCTTATGATACTTCCTTTATTTTATTTAGGAATCTTTTAATAATTATTCTATCAAGCATTGTAATCTTATATCCAATACTTTATTATGCGGTGAAGCAAGTTAACACTATTGAATATTGGCTCTTAAGGTGATTACATGGCTCAGACTCAACAATCTATTTTGAATAGCATTATTGCTCAAGTACAGCAAAAATTCAAAGTTGCTGGTAAAGCTGAGAGTGACAAAAGAGGATTTATTCAAGTAGATAAATCACAGATTCTCCAAGTTGCTGAGTTTCTTAAAAGTTTAGGTTATGATCACGTCAAGAGTGTTACTGCAATTGATTATCCAGAAACTCAAGAATTTGAGATAGTTTATCATGTATCTTCTTATTCTAACTTAGACTTAGCAAAAACAATACTAGCTTTAAGAACAAAAATAAAATATGATAATCCTAGATTGCCATCTTTATATTCTATTTGGGAGAGTGTTTGGACTGGAGAAAGAGAAACTTACGAGATGTATGGAATAATTTTCGAAGGTCACCCAGATCTTAGAAGGTTGTTTTTGCCAGAAGATTTTGAGGGAGTATATCCTATGAGAAAAAGTTATAAAATAAAGACGGAGGGGTTATTTGTTGACAAACCAGGCTGATATTCCTTACCCCACTGGAATGGAAGTTGAGTTTATTCCAGTTGAAGGAGAACTTAATGTAGGGCCTCAACATCCTGGATCTGGCCACATGAGAATTTATGTAAAATTAAATGGTGATATTATTGTTGATGCCGATTTAGATGTTGGATATGTCCATAGGGCAGTAGAAAAATTAAGTGAAGTAAGGAATTATATGCATTTAATACCGTTAGTGGAAAGGCCAGCTATCTTAGATTCTATACATATGAACTTAGGTTATATAATGGCAGTAGAAAAAATTCTTGGAGTTGATGTTCCAGAAAGAGCTCAATACTTACGCACTTTGGCTGCAGAAATAAACAGAATTGCTAGTCACTTATATGGTACTGGCATTTTGGCAATTTTCTTAGGGCACTCTACTGGATTTATGTGGGGATTTGGAGATAGAGAAGTTTGGGTTGAAATACTTCAAGCACTTACTGGGGCTAGAGTAACTAACTCTTACATCATACCGGGAGGAGTTAGAAGAGATTTAACACCAGCAATAAAGGAGATGATAGAAAAAGCTATCGCATATCAAAGGAAAAAAGTCCAAGATTGGTATAAAATTTTTGTAAGAAATCCTAACATTAGGGATAGGCTTGAAAACGTAGGAGTTATGAGCAGAGAAAATGCAATAAAGTGGGGTGCTGTTGGACCAAACTTAAGAGCTTCTGGAGTTTATTATGACGTAAGGAAAATTGAGCCTTATGCAGCTTACGATAAAGTTGATTTTGAAATTCCAGTCTATAAAGAAGGAGATGCTTATGCTAGGCTTTTAGTAAGATTTGAGGAAATAGAGCAAAGTATGAGAATACTAGAGCAAGTTATTAAAAATATACCAGAAGGCAATATACTAAGTGATAGGTTCTTTAAACAAATTCCTCCAACAAGACTAAAAAAATGGTGGGAAGGGCAAAGGAGAATTGTTTTTCCAGGATATTATGCATCATTTAGACCACCTAGAGGAGAGGCAATTTCAAGGGTTGAAGCGGCTAGAGGTGAACTTGTATACTACTTAGTTAGTGATGGGTCTCCGCATCCATATAGGTTAAGAATGATAACTCCTTCGTATCGTTTAATTTATGTTTTTAAAGAATTAGTAAAGGGAGCTCGTTATGCAGATTTAGTTGCAATTTATGGTAGTTTAGATTATTTCCCTCCGGAGGCTGATAGGTAATGGTTGATATTCTTTCTGCAATTAGATATTATTTCTTTTATCCATCCTTTTTTGCTGTAATTATATTTCCAGGATTAATTTTTACAACAATAATACTATTACTTACGATATGGTTTGAAAGAAAAGCTGCTGCTAGAGTTCAAATGAGAATAGGTCCTCTTTATGTTTCAAAGAGAACTGGTGGAATTCTTCAGTTAATTGCTGATGCTGTAAGATTAGTATTTTCAGAAATAATAGTACCAGTAGGAGTTAATCCTACTTTATATGTTTTAGCTCCAATATTTCCAATAGCATTCTCTTTTATACCAATGGTTCTTATTCCATTTTCATCAATTCCACAATCAGGATCTATACTTTCACCTTACTATCACTTCTTCTATGATTCTAACATAAATATGGGTGTTTTCGTTGGTTATTTTGTTCCTTATAATATGGTTCTAATATTCGGATTAGCATCTATTGTACCAGTTTTTATACTATTGCAAGCTTGGGCTACTAATAACAGATTTGCTGTAGTTGGTGCAGTTAGAGAAGCTTTGTTGGCTGTTTCTTATGATGTTCTATTAATAATGTCAGTTGTTGCTATGGCTATTGAGTATCATACGTTAGATATAGCGAAGGTTGTTGAGTCTGGGATACCTGGAATAGTTGCAAATCCTTTAGCTGCAATAGTATTCTTAGTTGGTATGCTTATGGGAACTGGTAGATTTCCATTCGAAATAGTCGAAGCTGAAAGTGAGTTAGTTGTTGGCCCTGCAACAGAGTACAGTGGATTTTTATTTGTTCTAGCTATGGGTGGTAGTTATATTGCTACTTTTGCTTTGTCCTTTGTTTTCTCTGACTTATTCTTAGGTGGTTGGTTACCACTTAACGGCTTACCAGGGGCTTTATTAAATGCAATAAAAGCAATAATTGTTTTATGGTTTACAGTGTTCTTAAGAAGTGTTTATGGTAGATATAGAATAGATCAAGCATTAAGAGGTTCGTGGAAATATTTACTTCCCGTAGCTTTCGCATCTTTAGTTTTAGGAATGGTGGTGGGATGGTTATGGATAAAGTAAAAGAATATAAAAAGGAAAAAAATCCATTTAGATTATTTGCAGATCATCTTAATGCAGTAGGCACCGGAATAAAATATATGATTCAACCTCAAAGAATAACAGTAAAGTATCCTGAAGAATCACTCACTTTGCCAACTGGCTATAGAGGAATGATTAGGCTATATAAAAATGTATGTATAGGCTGTACTTTATGTGCTCTTATTTGTCCAGCTGATGCGATGAAAATGGTAACTGAGGGAGGTAAAAAGTTTCCTACAATAAATTATGGCAGATGTGTTTTTTGTGGTTTTTGTGTAGATGTGTGTCCGGTAGATGCGTTAAAGGAAACTAGAGTTCATGATGCTGTATTTACGAATAGAAGAGATCTAGTGTTTAGACCAGATAGGTTTGATCAAGATTTTGATCAACCAATTCCTTCTCAAGGTGTAGTAAAGAAACTTAAAACTGTGATAGATGAGAAGAAGGGGATAAAATATGTCCCTGACGAGTGATTTTGAAATATCATTTTTCATATTTTTTGGTGTAATAAGTATAACATCAGCATTATTTATAACTAGGCAAAAGAATGTGTTTTATGCTGCTATAGGTTTAGTCTTCCTTGGCATTTCTGTAGCAGCTATGATAGCATTAATCAATGTTTCTTACGCTTTCTATTCAGCATTTCATATTCTCCTTTATGTAGGTTCTACTGTAGTCTTTCTTGCTATTTCTTTAGTGATGTTTAGAGGGCTAAATGTTAAAGAAGTGAAAATTCCATGGGCTCCAGTAGTAGCTTTAGTTGTTGGAGTTTTCATATTTGTTGATTTACTTATAACTTTCTCTGGAATAACTCCAGTCTCATCGTTACAAGCATTTAGTTTACAAACGTTAGCTAATGATATATTACAAAATTATTGGTTTCCAGCAATCATTCTAATAATAGCTTTACTTACAACAATGATCGAGGCAATTTCTTTGGCTAGGAGGGATTAAAATGCTTCTACCATATCTTGGTTTGGTTGTTGGAATCTTAATTGGTAGTATTGGTGTTTATGGACTGTTAAATAGCAAAAATATTGTTAGAATACTATTATCTTCAGAGATTATTTTCAATTCAGCTATACTTCTTGTTTTTTCTGCTTCTGCAATTCTAGGTAGAGTTTATCTTCCTATTGTTTTTTCTATTTTTGCAGTTAGTATGGGTTTGGTTGAAGTTGTAGTAGCTTTTGCAGCTATAATTCTCTATTATAGAAACAAGGATAGTTTGGAGGTTGAATGAAAAATGATGTCTCTTTTAATTTTCATAATATCCTTTTTAATTGTATCATTAGTATTTTTTGTAAAAGATAAAAAAATAAGTGCAATATT
The nucleotide sequence above comes from Sulfurisphaera javensis. Encoded proteins:
- the ndhC gene encoding NADH-quinone oxidoreductase subunit A — its product is MALTQALLAFGLPVILFLLAGYGGYKILSMIVPSEYNPIKVSRFEAGNIPYGEGRLWFPLQYYGYILVYTSIEPIVVLLFAIAEAAYDTSFILFRNLLIIILSSIVILYPILYYAVKQVNTIEYWLLR
- a CDS encoding NADH-quinone oxidoreductase subunit C, with the protein product MAQTQQSILNSIIAQVQQKFKVAGKAESDKRGFIQVDKSQILQVAEFLKSLGYDHVKSVTAIDYPETQEFEIVYHVSSYSNLDLAKTILALRTKIKYDNPRLPSLYSIWESVWTGERETYEMYGIIFEGHPDLRRLFLPEDFEGVYPMRKSYKIKTEGLFVDKPG
- a CDS encoding NADH-quinone oxidoreductase subunit D, whose amino-acid sequence is MEVEFIPVEGELNVGPQHPGSGHMRIYVKLNGDIIVDADLDVGYVHRAVEKLSEVRNYMHLIPLVERPAILDSIHMNLGYIMAVEKILGVDVPERAQYLRTLAAEINRIASHLYGTGILAIFLGHSTGFMWGFGDREVWVEILQALTGARVTNSYIIPGGVRRDLTPAIKEMIEKAIAYQRKKVQDWYKIFVRNPNIRDRLENVGVMSRENAIKWGAVGPNLRASGVYYDVRKIEPYAAYDKVDFEIPVYKEGDAYARLLVRFEEIEQSMRILEQVIKNIPEGNILSDRFFKQIPPTRLKKWWEGQRRIVFPGYYASFRPPRGEAISRVEAARGELVYYLVSDGSPHPYRLRMITPSYRLIYVFKELVKGARYADLVAIYGSLDYFPPEADR
- the nuoH gene encoding NADH-quinone oxidoreductase subunit NuoH, giving the protein MVDILSAIRYYFFYPSFFAVIIFPGLIFTTIILLLTIWFERKAAARVQMRIGPLYVSKRTGGILQLIADAVRLVFSEIIVPVGVNPTLYVLAPIFPIAFSFIPMVLIPFSSIPQSGSILSPYYHFFYDSNINMGVFVGYFVPYNMVLIFGLASIVPVFILLQAWATNNRFAVVGAVREALLAVSYDVLLIMSVVAMAIEYHTLDIAKVVESGIPGIVANPLAAIVFLVGMLMGTGRFPFEIVEAESELVVGPATEYSGFLFVLAMGGSYIATFALSFVFSDLFLGGWLPLNGLPGALLNAIKAIIVLWFTVFLRSVYGRYRIDQALRGSWKYLLPVAFASLVLGMVVGWLWIK
- the nuoI gene encoding NADH-quinone oxidoreductase subunit NuoI; this translates as MDKVKEYKKEKNPFRLFADHLNAVGTGIKYMIQPQRITVKYPEESLTLPTGYRGMIRLYKNVCIGCTLCALICPADAMKMVTEGGKKFPTINYGRCVFCGFCVDVCPVDALKETRVHDAVFTNRRDLVFRPDRFDQDFDQPIPSQGVVKKLKTVIDEKKGIKYVPDE
- a CDS encoding NADH-quinone oxidoreductase subunit J; the protein is MSLTSDFEISFFIFFGVISITSALFITRQKNVFYAAIGLVFLGISVAAMIALINVSYAFYSAFHILLYVGSTVVFLAISLVMFRGLNVKEVKIPWAPVVALVVGVFIFVDLLITFSGITPVSSLQAFSLQTLANDILQNYWFPAIILIIALLTTMIEAISLARRD
- a CDS encoding NADH-quinone oxidoreductase subunit NuoK; its protein translation is MLLPYLGLVVGILIGSIGVYGLLNSKNIVRILLSSEIIFNSAILLVFSASAILGRVYLPIVFSIFAVSMGLVEVVVAFAAIILYYRNKDSLEVE